A DNA window from Arachis hypogaea cultivar Tifrunner chromosome 18, arahy.Tifrunner.gnm2.J5K5, whole genome shotgun sequence contains the following coding sequences:
- the LOC112772675 gene encoding protein MAIN-LIKE 1-like: MRRQQGMRLDDRYVPYLQMAGLYHLARLNDRWFRLDEALVSAFVERWRPETHTFHMPFGECTITLQDVAYQLGLPVDGHYVSGCLSEFHIYIEGGRPAWVWFQELLRVIPPPSQVQKYAVNCSWFQETFGECPEDADEETVRRYARAYIMMLLGTQLFADKSGNRIHIRWLPYVARLEELGTYSWGSAALAWLYRCMCRVANRHVVKLAGPLQLLQSWIFWRFPQFRPAGYETFSWPLASRWSGYNPSGSEKGPRVAMWRLRIDRLQDREFIWMPYSSPDVLQVLHPEVLEPRHMALWRSVTALIYFAVIEWHQIDRVLP; the protein is encoded by the exons atgcggcggcagcagggcatgcgactTGATGATagatacgttccgtacttgcagatggcaggtctataccatcttgcaaggTTGAACGACCGATGGTTCCGGCTAGACGAGGCCCTTGTCAGTGCATTCGTGGAGCGATGGCGTCccgagacgcacacgtttcatatgccgttcggagagtgcactatCACACTCCAGGATGTGGCATACCAGCTGGGTTTGCCAGTGGACGGCCATTACGTGAGCGGGTGCCTGTCAGAGTTCCATATATACATCGAGGGTGGCCGTCCAGCCTGGGtctggttccaggagttgctcAGAGTTATACCTCCTCCTAGTCAGGTTCAGAAGTACGCCGTGAACTgcagctggtttcaggagacTTTTGGCGAGTGCCCGGAAGATGCAGATGAGGAGACTGTGCGCCGATATGcccgtgcgtacatcatgatgttgttgggcacgcAGCTGTTCGCGGACAAGTCCGGGAACCGgattcacatcagatggcttccgTATGTAGCGAGGCTGGAGGAGCTGGGTACCTACAGCTGGGGTTCTGCAGCACTGGCTTGGTTGTACCGTTGCATGTGCCGAGTCGCGAACAGACATGTCGTCAAGTTAGCCGGCCCGCTTCAGCTACTTCAGTCTTGGATCTTTTGGCGCTTTCCTCAGTTTAGGCCTGCAGGATATGAGACGTTCAGCTGGCCATTGGCCTCGAG ATGGTCAGGTTACAACCCTTCCGGGAGCGAGAAGGGTCCTAGAGTGGCGATGTGGAGGCTCAGGATAGACCGGTTACAGGACAGGGAG TTCATATGGATGCCGTACAGTAGCCCCGACGTACTTCAGGTTTTGCATCCGGAGGTTTTGGAGCCTCGGCATATGGCGTTGTGGCGCTCTGTGACCGCGCTGATCTACTTTGCtgtcatagagtggcatcagatagatCGTGTTCTTCCGTAG
- the LOC112772963 gene encoding telomere repeat-binding protein 5 isoform X2 produces MVLERRLDYDFNGHQVQVKRRARSARRRAKFQRRVEDNQMCAFDLLATVAGKLFLQEKEHPLTSGDKSSEKIQQGFVKEECRDASEPFEAELSNEGCHRRCEHGFVKDDSKNADKPFKAELYVEGSSDIKCLSNTEVQSENCHFKELSHPKIDGNSHVASMVANSSCLERLGAERLADEKNHNEVENLISKVELGLSSKVELGSSGSPDTIGCNLGGDVSKVKDELHKFAKAPVVTSTEMRCLDDPVGEKSPVQLSSGGNAKLSGCVDNMPYSTLSEGYDNVPVVSRDDDENFSGCDNPSFETKSFRPISHIGDQSIRKTLAAKYCKVAQQSKHDTLSNSVEVMNGNLNETYTSRKNFYKRQRSEMNIPFKKRKIFNCGSFSNSNELVRSGGTYDKKNGASSTSHGTHKDTGMSSLGTHQYSSLGSKDSHVNLRIKSFRVPELFIEIPETATIESLKRSVMEAVTAVLGGGLRVGVILHGKKVRDDSKTLLQAGISHDKQLDALGFTLEPISSQSPTPLCAADSRHVPTVDKPQPLPRYPSSAAIHQRNQSCSDVLPEHRVTSLGNLVESDQDSALSPVNTAVYKRLADSRALVTVPEMGVQALSLLPVPQKSKRPETVQRRIRRPFSVAEVEALVQAVEKLGTGRWRDVKLRAFDNAKHRTYVDLKDKWKTLVHTARISPQQRRGEPVPQELLDRVLTAHAFWSQHQTKQQLNKQHQQQQHQQQPQTCLLLQ; encoded by the exons ATGGTGTTAGAGAGGAGGCTAGACTATGATTTTAATGGCCACCAAGTGCAAGTCAAGCGGCGAGCTCGTTCAGCTAGG AGGAGGGCTAAATTTCAAAGAAGGGTGGAAGATAATCAAATGTGTGCTTTTGACTTATTGGCAACTGTAGCTGGCAAGTTGTTCTTGCAAGAGAAAGAGCATCCACTCACATCTGGGGATAAATCTTCGGAAAAGATTCAGCAAGGGTTTGTTAAAGAAGAGTGCCGGGATGCAAGTGAACCATTCGAAGCTGAGCTTTCCAACGAGGGTTGTCACAGAAGATGTGAGCATGGATTTGTTAAAGATGATTCCAAGAATGCAGATAAGCCATTCAAAGCCGAGCTTTATGTTGAAGGAAGTAGTGACATAAAATGCTTGTCAAATACAGAAGTACAAAGTGAAAATTGCCATTTTAAGGAACTCTCACATCCTAAAATTGATGGCAATTCACATGTTGCTTCAATGGTGGCCAATTCCAGTTGCTTGGAGAGGCTTGGTGCTGAGAGATTGGCGGATGAAAAAAACCATAATGAAGTGGAAAATCTTATTAGCAAAGTTGAATTAGGTCTTAGTAGCAAAGTTGAATTAGGTTCTTCTGGAAGTCCAGATACTATTGGATGCAACTTAGGTGGTGATGTAAGTAAAGTAAAGGATGAGCTGCATAAGTTTGCTAAGGCACCAGTTGTTACTTCAACTGAGATGCGCTGCTTGGACGATCCCGTGGGCGAAAAGTCTCCTGTACAGTTAAGTTCAGGTGGCAATGCCAAGTTGTCTGGGTGTGTTGACAACATGCCTTATAGCACATTGTCTGAAGGTTATGACAATGTGCCTGTAGTTAGTAGAGATGATGACGAAAACTTTTCAGGGTGTGATAACCCTTCTTTCGAAACAAAGTCCTTTAGGCCAATTAGTCATATAGGTGATCAGAGTATAAGGAAAACATTGGCAGCTAAATACTGTAAAGTGGCCCAACAGTCAAAACATGATACACTTTCTAATAGTG TTGAGGTTATGAATGGAAATTTGAACGAAACTTACACCAGTAGGAAGAACTTTTATAAACGCCAAAGATCTGAAATGAATATTCCTTTCAAAAAGAGGAAAATTTTCAACTGTGGCTCTTTCTCAAATTCCAATGAACTTGTCAGAAGTGGTGGCACTTATGACAAGAAAAATGGTGCTTCTAGTACATCTCATGGGACGCACAAAG ACACTGGAATGTCTTCCCTAGGAACACATCAGTACTCTTCATTAGGATCTAAAGATTCTCATG TGAACCTTAGGATCAAATCGTTTAGAGTGCCCGAGCTTTTCATTGAGATACCGGAAACTGCAACCATTGAGTCCTTGAag AGGTCAGTGATGGAGGCAGTGACTGCTGTACTTGGAGGTGGATTGCGTGTCGGTGTGATTCTCCATGGGAAAAAGGTTAGGGATGATAGTAAAACTCTACTTCAAGCAGGAATTTCTCATGATAAACAGCTGGATGCTTTGGGCTTTACCCTGGAGCCTATTTCTTCTCAAAGCCCAACACCTCTATGTGCTGCAGATTCTCGCCATGTTCCTACTGTAGACAAGCCTCAGCCGTTACCAAG GTACCCTTCTAGTGCAGCAATTCATCAAAGAAATCAGAGCTGTTCTGATGTGTTACCCGAGCATCGGGTAACCAGTTTAGGTAACCTTGTTGAAAGTGATCAAGATTCAGCACTTTCTCCTGTCAACACAGCAGTTTACAAAAGACTAGCAGATTCAAGAGCTTTGGTTACTGTTCCAGAGATGGGCGTGCAAGCACTATCTCTGCTACCTGTGCCGCAGAAGTCAAAAAGACCCGAGACTGTGCAGCGCCGAATTCGTAGACCTTTTTCTGTTGCTGAGGTGGAAGCTCTGGTTCAAGCAGTTGAGAAACTGGGAACTGGAAG GTGGCGTGATGTTAAACTTAGAGCTTTTGATAATGCAAAACACCGGACATATGTCGATTTGAAG GACAAATGGAAAACCCTGGTACACACGGCAAGAATATCCCCTCAGCAAAGAAGGGGAGAGCCTGTTCCACAAGAACTTTTGGATAGGGTCCTAACTGCTCATGCTTTTTGGTCCCAGCACCAAACTAAACAACAGCTCAACAAGCagcaccaacaacaacaacatcagcAGCAACCACAAACTTGCCTTCTCCTTCAATAA
- the LOC112772963 gene encoding telomere repeat-binding protein 5 isoform X1, with protein MVLERRLDYDFNGHQVQVKRRARSARRRAKFQRRVEDNQMCAFDLLATVAGKLFLQEKEHPLTSGDKSSEKIQQGFVKEECRDASEPFEAELSNEGCHRRCEHGFVKDDSKNADKPFKAELYVEGSSDIKCLSNTEVQSENCHFKELSHPKIDGNSHVASMVANSSCLERLGAERLADEKNHNEVENLISKVELGLSSKVELGSSGSPDTIGCNLGGDVSKVKDELHKFAKAPVVTSTEMRCLDDPVGEKSPVQLSSGGNAKLSGCVDNMPYSTLSEGYDNVPVVSRDDDENFSGCDNPSFETKSFRPISHIGDQSIRKTLAAKYCKVAQQSKHDTLSNSGEFMLIYVITCFLVSHAVCSCSLICFSIGNILVEVMNGNLNETYTSRKNFYKRQRSEMNIPFKKRKIFNCGSFSNSNELVRSGGTYDKKNGASSTSHGTHKDTGMSSLGTHQYSSLGSKDSHVNLRIKSFRVPELFIEIPETATIESLKRSVMEAVTAVLGGGLRVGVILHGKKVRDDSKTLLQAGISHDKQLDALGFTLEPISSQSPTPLCAADSRHVPTVDKPQPLPRYPSSAAIHQRNQSCSDVLPEHRVTSLGNLVESDQDSALSPVNTAVYKRLADSRALVTVPEMGVQALSLLPVPQKSKRPETVQRRIRRPFSVAEVEALVQAVEKLGTGRWRDVKLRAFDNAKHRTYVDLKDKWKTLVHTARISPQQRRGEPVPQELLDRVLTAHAFWSQHQTKQQLNKQHQQQQHQQQPQTCLLLQ; from the exons ATGGTGTTAGAGAGGAGGCTAGACTATGATTTTAATGGCCACCAAGTGCAAGTCAAGCGGCGAGCTCGTTCAGCTAGG AGGAGGGCTAAATTTCAAAGAAGGGTGGAAGATAATCAAATGTGTGCTTTTGACTTATTGGCAACTGTAGCTGGCAAGTTGTTCTTGCAAGAGAAAGAGCATCCACTCACATCTGGGGATAAATCTTCGGAAAAGATTCAGCAAGGGTTTGTTAAAGAAGAGTGCCGGGATGCAAGTGAACCATTCGAAGCTGAGCTTTCCAACGAGGGTTGTCACAGAAGATGTGAGCATGGATTTGTTAAAGATGATTCCAAGAATGCAGATAAGCCATTCAAAGCCGAGCTTTATGTTGAAGGAAGTAGTGACATAAAATGCTTGTCAAATACAGAAGTACAAAGTGAAAATTGCCATTTTAAGGAACTCTCACATCCTAAAATTGATGGCAATTCACATGTTGCTTCAATGGTGGCCAATTCCAGTTGCTTGGAGAGGCTTGGTGCTGAGAGATTGGCGGATGAAAAAAACCATAATGAAGTGGAAAATCTTATTAGCAAAGTTGAATTAGGTCTTAGTAGCAAAGTTGAATTAGGTTCTTCTGGAAGTCCAGATACTATTGGATGCAACTTAGGTGGTGATGTAAGTAAAGTAAAGGATGAGCTGCATAAGTTTGCTAAGGCACCAGTTGTTACTTCAACTGAGATGCGCTGCTTGGACGATCCCGTGGGCGAAAAGTCTCCTGTACAGTTAAGTTCAGGTGGCAATGCCAAGTTGTCTGGGTGTGTTGACAACATGCCTTATAGCACATTGTCTGAAGGTTATGACAATGTGCCTGTAGTTAGTAGAGATGATGACGAAAACTTTTCAGGGTGTGATAACCCTTCTTTCGAAACAAAGTCCTTTAGGCCAATTAGTCATATAGGTGATCAGAGTATAAGGAAAACATTGGCAGCTAAATACTGTAAAGTGGCCCAACAGTCAAAACATGATACACTTTCTAATAGTGGTGAGTTCATGCTTATTTATGTAATtacttgctttcttgtatctcaTGCTGTTTGTTCTTGTTCACTAATCTGTTTTTCAATTGGAAACATATTAGTTGAGGTTATGAATGGAAATTTGAACGAAACTTACACCAGTAGGAAGAACTTTTATAAACGCCAAAGATCTGAAATGAATATTCCTTTCAAAAAGAGGAAAATTTTCAACTGTGGCTCTTTCTCAAATTCCAATGAACTTGTCAGAAGTGGTGGCACTTATGACAAGAAAAATGGTGCTTCTAGTACATCTCATGGGACGCACAAAG ACACTGGAATGTCTTCCCTAGGAACACATCAGTACTCTTCATTAGGATCTAAAGATTCTCATG TGAACCTTAGGATCAAATCGTTTAGAGTGCCCGAGCTTTTCATTGAGATACCGGAAACTGCAACCATTGAGTCCTTGAag AGGTCAGTGATGGAGGCAGTGACTGCTGTACTTGGAGGTGGATTGCGTGTCGGTGTGATTCTCCATGGGAAAAAGGTTAGGGATGATAGTAAAACTCTACTTCAAGCAGGAATTTCTCATGATAAACAGCTGGATGCTTTGGGCTTTACCCTGGAGCCTATTTCTTCTCAAAGCCCAACACCTCTATGTGCTGCAGATTCTCGCCATGTTCCTACTGTAGACAAGCCTCAGCCGTTACCAAG GTACCCTTCTAGTGCAGCAATTCATCAAAGAAATCAGAGCTGTTCTGATGTGTTACCCGAGCATCGGGTAACCAGTTTAGGTAACCTTGTTGAAAGTGATCAAGATTCAGCACTTTCTCCTGTCAACACAGCAGTTTACAAAAGACTAGCAGATTCAAGAGCTTTGGTTACTGTTCCAGAGATGGGCGTGCAAGCACTATCTCTGCTACCTGTGCCGCAGAAGTCAAAAAGACCCGAGACTGTGCAGCGCCGAATTCGTAGACCTTTTTCTGTTGCTGAGGTGGAAGCTCTGGTTCAAGCAGTTGAGAAACTGGGAACTGGAAG GTGGCGTGATGTTAAACTTAGAGCTTTTGATAATGCAAAACACCGGACATATGTCGATTTGAAG GACAAATGGAAAACCCTGGTACACACGGCAAGAATATCCCCTCAGCAAAGAAGGGGAGAGCCTGTTCCACAAGAACTTTTGGATAGGGTCCTAACTGCTCATGCTTTTTGGTCCCAGCACCAAACTAAACAACAGCTCAACAAGCagcaccaacaacaacaacatcagcAGCAACCACAAACTTGCCTTCTCCTTCAATAA
- the LOC112773109 gene encoding oxysterol-binding protein-related protein 3C: MSNLPVTDPPETKSTGFFASMSSMFGSARRESSRSHSPERLNLEGLEVINPEGGKDDAAEEAKKGRFKPEERDSFFKMMKNYIGADVTSLVTLPVTIFEPMTMLQKMAELMEYSHLLDKADECEDPYMRLVYASSWAVSVYYAYQRTWKPFNPILGETYEMVNHGGITFLSEQVSHHPPMSAGHAENEHFTYDITSKLKTKFLGNSLDVYPLGRTRVTLKRDGVILDLVPPPTKVNNLIFGRTWIESPGEMIMTNLTTGEKVVLYFQPCGWFGAGRYEVDGYVYNAAEEPEILITGKWNESMQYQPCDLEGEPRPGTELKEVWHVADVPEDDKFDYTYFAHKLNSFDTAPRKLLPSDSRLRPDRYALEMGNITKSGAEKSRLEERQRAEKKIREAKGETFKTKWFDITEEVATTPWGDLEICKYNGKYTQHRAAIDSSATDEVDNKSVEFNPWQYPPPS; this comes from the exons ATGAGTAACCTCCCGGTTACTGACCCGCCTGAGACCAAATCTACGGGCTTTTTCGCTTCCATGTCCTCCATGTTCGGCAGCGCCAG GCGGGAATCGAGTAGATCGCACTCACCGGAACGCCTCAA TTTGGAAGGATTAGAAGTCATAAATCCCGAGGGAGGAAAAGATGATGCAGCAGAGGAAGCTAAAAAAGGAAGATTTAAACCGGAG GAAAGAGATAGTTTCTTCAAAATGATGAAAAATTACATTGGGGCAGATGTGACATCACTGGTAACGCTACCAGTTACTATCTTTGAACCTATGACTATGCTTCAGAAAATGGCCGAG TTGATGGAGTACTCCCACTTGCTTGATAAAGCAGATGAGTGTGAGGATCCATACATGCGGCTTGTGTATGCAT CATCATGGGCTGTATCTGTGTACTATGCATACCAAAGAACATGGAAGCCTTTTAATCCAATCCTTGGAGAGACCTATGAAATGGTTAACCATGGTGGAATCACTTTTCTTTCAGAACAg GTTAGTCATCATCCCCCAATGAGTGCTGGGCATGCTGAGAATGAGCATTTCACATATGATATCACTTCGAAGTTGAAAACCAAATTCTTGGGAAATTCTCTGGATGTTTATCCTCTTGGAAG GACACGTGTAACTCTCAAGAGGGATGGTGTAATCTTAGATTTGGTGCCACCTCCTACAAAGGTTAATAACCTGATATTTGGACGGACATGGATTGAGTCACCTGGGGAAATGATAATGACAAATTTGACAACTGGGGAAAAAGTTGTACTTTACTTTCAACCATGTGGATGGTTTGG GGCTGGTCGCTATGAGGTAGATGGGTATGTTTATAATGCTGCAGAGGAGCCTGAAATTTTGATAACTGGGAAATGGAATGAGTCAATGCAATATCAACCTTGTGATTTGGAAGGAGAGCCTCGTCCAGGTACAGAATTGAAAGAG GTGTGGCATGTTGCTGATGTTCCAGAGGATGACAAATTTGATTATACATATTTTGCGCACAAATTAAACAGTTTCGACACAGCTCCAAGAAAACTCTTGCCATCGGACTCCCGTTTACGCCCAGATAGATATGCACTTGAGATGGGTAACATAACCAAATCTGGTGCTGAAAAGAGCAG GTTGGAGGAGAGGCAGCGTGCTGAAAAGAAAATAAGGGAGGCCAAAGGGGAAACCTTCAAAACAAAGTGGTTTGATATAACTGAAGAAGTGGCAACCACTCCTTGGGGTGACTTGGAAATCTGTAAATACAATGGTAAATACACTCAGCATAGGGCTGCTATAGATAGCTCAGCCACTGATGAGGTTGATAATAAATCCGTTGAATTCAACCCATGGCAGTATCCACCACCATCATAA
- the LOC112772795 gene encoding uncharacterized protein: MKEAKSAKVNHQQLLQNAHLSPSKFAKLLDPEASWDKDQMGEVLHWIRQVLGLVCGLLWGVFPLVGGIWFILFLAMSSGIIYGYYSLVLKVDEEEFGGHGALLLEGLFASTTLFLLSWTLVYSLAHF; the protein is encoded by the exons ATGAAAGAAGCTAAATCTGCTAAAGTCAACCACCAACAGCTGCTCCAGAACGCTCATCTCTCTCCTTCCAAATTCGCCAAATTGCTTGACCCCGAAGCTTCCTGGGACAAG GATCAAATGGGAGAGGTGCTGCATTGGATTCGACAAGTGCTCGGTCTTGTATGTGGATTACTTTGGGGTGTCTTCCCATTGGTTGGGGGAATTTGGTTTATCCT TTTTTTAGCGATGTCCTCCGGGATTATATATGGTTACTATTCATTAGTATTGAAGGTCGATGAAGAAGAGTTTGGCGGCCACGGAGCCCTCCTTTTGGAAGGGCTTTTTGCATCTACAACACTCTTCCTG CTTTCATGGACTCTAGTTTACAGTTTGGCACACTTTTGA
- the LOC112772794 gene encoding uncharacterized protein isoform X2, whose protein sequence is MAGTSTSFAANAVRSTAVELSRTTRCNSRRSLLSLAGISSSKSRGGSVSAITCDEHPRGPYCIYVGPIDTASKETLEALYSQARDAYYSGEPLIIDDMFDRVELKLRWYGSKSVVKYPRCSIRRQSTYSDAEEDLSMVFALASTWALILAFGCSACIGSIWYTVSMAYQSAFNPGSSYGSKASGLEFLFTLNGFILMALGFAIGYPIASASVKALQSLWRNGLVALKGTCPNCGEEVFAFVTVDKANDLPHRSNCHVCECLLEFLTKVEKSSSRFGGQWVHGRIYLVRRSRRRREL, encoded by the exons ATGGCGGGCACCAGCACCTCCTTCGCCGCCAACGCCGTCCGATCCACCGCCGTGGAACTTTCCAGAACCACAAGGTGCAACAGCCGCCGTTCTCTGCTCTCCCTTGCTGGAATCTCCTCCTCCAAAAGCCGCGGCGGTTCCGTCTCCGCCATCACCTGCGACGAGCATCCCCGTGGACCTTACTGCATATACGTTGGCCCTATTGACACCGCCAGCAAAGAAACCCTCGAAGCTCTTTACTCCCAA GCACGAGATGCATATTACAGTGGTGAGCCTTTGATTATTGATGACATGTTTGATAGAGTAGAG TTGAAGCTTAGGTGGTATGGTTCCAAGTCAGTTGTCAAGTATCCTCGATGCAGTATCAGGAGGCAATCAACTTATTCTGATGCTGAG GAAGATCTGTCTATGGTTTTTGCATTGGCCTCAACATGGGCTCTGATCCTTGCATTTGGCTGCTCAGCATGTATCGGGTCAATATGGTACACGGTCAGCATGGCTTATCAAAGTGCATTCAATCCAGGATCATCCTATGGTAGCAAGGCATCAGGACTAGAGTTTCTCTTCACCTTGAATGGCTTTATCTTAATGGCACTGGGTTTTGCCATTGGATATCCTATTGCTTCAGCTTCAG TTAAGGCGCTTCAGAGCCTGTGGAGGAATGGCTTGGTGGCACTAAAGGGTACTTGTCCAAATTGTGGAGAAGAG GTATTTGCCTTTGTGACAGTGGACAAGGCTAATGACTTACCCCATAGATCAAATTGCCATGTGTGTGAATGCTTGTTAGAATTTCTCACCAAAGTTGAG AAATCAAGTTCAAGATTTGGTGGACAATGGGTTCATGGCCGCATCTACCTTGTTCGCAGATCACGACGCCGACGGGAACTATAA
- the LOC112772794 gene encoding uncharacterized protein isoform X1 gives MAGTSTSFAANAVRSTAVELSRTTRCNSRRSLLSLAGISSSKSRGGSVSAITCDEHPRGPYCIYVGPIDTASKETLEALYSQARDAYYSGEPLIIDDMFDRVEFMETMQLKLRWYGSKSVVKYPRCSIRRQSTYSDAEEDLSMVFALASTWALILAFGCSACIGSIWYTVSMAYQSAFNPGSSYGSKASGLEFLFTLNGFILMALGFAIGYPIASASVKALQSLWRNGLVALKGTCPNCGEEVFAFVTVDKANDLPHRSNCHVCECLLEFLTKVEKSSSRFGGQWVHGRIYLVRRSRRRREL, from the exons ATGGCGGGCACCAGCACCTCCTTCGCCGCCAACGCCGTCCGATCCACCGCCGTGGAACTTTCCAGAACCACAAGGTGCAACAGCCGCCGTTCTCTGCTCTCCCTTGCTGGAATCTCCTCCTCCAAAAGCCGCGGCGGTTCCGTCTCCGCCATCACCTGCGACGAGCATCCCCGTGGACCTTACTGCATATACGTTGGCCCTATTGACACCGCCAGCAAAGAAACCCTCGAAGCTCTTTACTCCCAA GCACGAGATGCATATTACAGTGGTGAGCCTTTGATTATTGATGACATGTTTGATAGAGTAGAG TTTATGGAAACAATGCAGTTGAAGCTTAGGTGGTATGGTTCCAAGTCAGTTGTCAAGTATCCTCGATGCAGTATCAGGAGGCAATCAACTTATTCTGATGCTGAG GAAGATCTGTCTATGGTTTTTGCATTGGCCTCAACATGGGCTCTGATCCTTGCATTTGGCTGCTCAGCATGTATCGGGTCAATATGGTACACGGTCAGCATGGCTTATCAAAGTGCATTCAATCCAGGATCATCCTATGGTAGCAAGGCATCAGGACTAGAGTTTCTCTTCACCTTGAATGGCTTTATCTTAATGGCACTGGGTTTTGCCATTGGATATCCTATTGCTTCAGCTTCAG TTAAGGCGCTTCAGAGCCTGTGGAGGAATGGCTTGGTGGCACTAAAGGGTACTTGTCCAAATTGTGGAGAAGAG GTATTTGCCTTTGTGACAGTGGACAAGGCTAATGACTTACCCCATAGATCAAATTGCCATGTGTGTGAATGCTTGTTAGAATTTCTCACCAAAGTTGAG AAATCAAGTTCAAGATTTGGTGGACAATGGGTTCATGGCCGCATCTACCTTGTTCGCAGATCACGACGCCGACGGGAACTATAA
- the LOC112772552 gene encoding RHOMBOID-like protein 1, whose product MGRDPSSATLEVKIHPSRDDAAVHHGQGSSPPIPPRHIQRTSPAGFSSSSSNASPRNRDDREFSLFRRWIPWLVPCFVVANVVLFIITMYVNDCPKHLFRGSCVASFLGRFSFQPLKENPLLGPSSYTLEKMGALVVDRVIHGEAWRLLSCMWLHGGVVHILANMLSLVFIGIRLEQEFGFVRIGFLYVISGFGGSLLSALFIQSGISVGASGALFGLLGGMLSEILMNWTIYANKVAALLTLIVITLINLAVGILPHVDNFAHIGGFLSGFFLGFVFLIRPQFKWIVQRNSPSAPSSLKNRHKPYQYILWIISFLLLTSGYIIGLIFLLRGVNLNDHCSWCRYLSCVPTSLWRCDAKQVYCETSQIGNRLNITCLSNGRSELVDMPNVGFPSPLELCSQLCR is encoded by the exons ATGGGGAGGGACCCATCTTCTGCCACTCTTGAGGTTAAGATTCATCCGAGCCGCGATGACGCCGCCGTCCATCATGGGCAGGGGTCGAGCCCCCCAATTCCTCCGCGCCACATCCAGAGAACCTCGCCGGCGGGTTTCTCCTCCTCATCCTCAAATGCTTCCCCGCGCAACCGCGACGACCGTGAGTTTAGTTTGTTCAGGCGGTGGATCCCGTGGCTGGTACCGTGCTTTGTGGTGGCTAACGTTGTCTTGTTCATCATCACAATGTACGTTAATGATTGTCCGAAACATTTGTTTCGCGGTTCGTGTGTTGCAAGCTTTCTCGGCAGGTTCTCTTTTCAGCCCCTTAAGGAAAACCCTCTCCTTGGCCCTTCTTCATACAC ATTAGAGAAGATGGGTGCTCTAGTAGTAGATAGAGTTATTCATGGCGAGGCTTGGCGCCTATTATCTTGTATGTGGTTGCATGGTGGAGTTGTCCATATACTTGCCAACATGCTGAGTCTTGTTTTTATTGGAATTCGGCTTGAGCAAGAATTTGGATTTG TTCGAATTGGATTTCTGTATGTGATATCTGGTTTTGGAGGGAGCTTGCTGTCTGCTCTATTCATTCAATCAGGTATCTCTGTTGGTGCTTCTGGGGCGTTGTTTGGCTTATTAGGAGGCATGCTATCAGAGATCTTAATGAATTGGACCATATATGCCAATAAG GTTGCTGCATTGCTGACTCTTATAGTTATCACTCTAATCAATTTAGCTGTTGGAATCCTTCCACATGTGGACAATTTTGCTCATATTGGAGGATTTCTCTCGGGTTTCTTCCTGGGTTTCGTTTTCCTTATTCGACCCCAGTTTAAGTGGATTGTCCAAAGAAATTCTCCTTCTGCaccttcttctttgaagaatagGCACAAACCTTATCAATATATCCTGTGGATCATCTCTTTCCTACTACTGACTTCTGG GTACATTATAGGCTTGATTTTTCTCCTTCGAGGTGTTAACTTGAATGACCATTGCTCGTGGTGTCGTTATTTAAGTTGTGTCCCTACGTCATTGTGGAGATGCGATGCAAAACAAGTATACTGTGAG ACATCTCAAATAGGAAACAGACTCAACATAACATGCTTAAGCAATGGGAGAAGTGAGCTTGTTGATATGCCAAATGTCGGTTTTCCCAGTCCTTTAGAGTTATGTTCCCAACTTTGCCGGTGA